The Maniola hyperantus chromosome 9, iAphHyp1.2, whole genome shotgun sequence genome includes a region encoding these proteins:
- the LOC117985182 gene encoding trypsin-like, with amino-acid sequence MILLFFLISMINLCIANVFMTQINHMEYYRNRTRPSKAFNSFSTNYFNQNSIGKPGKEKVQCGTRTVDFTLRRGKIVGGSEAPYGAFPWQVEIQMLNADKLTFEHHCGGAVIAERLVLSAAHCFDKEPLQLDHIRLLVGEHRLKMQDKHENRFLAEKVVPHPEFRKNGPHSNDIAVVLVSRSGVQFNSHVRPICLPDKADTTGRWCAVSGWGYQAEGTDNFAPVLRAAAVPVLDQSTCRKEKVLGGCQQTILDSMLCAGILSGGVDACKGDSGGPLACYGTNRWQLHGVVSWGSGCARRARPGVYTRVVSYVDWIRSTAASLGQRIL; translated from the exons atgattttattatttttccttaTTTCTATGATAAATCTATGCATCGCCAATGTTTTTATGACTCAAATTAATCACATGGAATACTATAGGAATAGAACTCGGCCTTCGAAAGCTTTTAATAGTTTTTCTACGAACTATTTCAATCAGAACTCTATAGGGAAACCGGGGAAGGAAAAAGTGCAGTGCGGGACAAGAACGGTGGATTTTACTTTGAGGAGGGGGAAAATTGTGGGGGGCTCGGAGGCGCCCTATGGAGCTTTTCCTTGGCAA GTGGAAATTCAAATGCTAAACGCGGATAAACTGACATTCGAGCATCACTGCGGGGGCGCTGTGATCGCAGAGCGGCTGGTGCTCTCTGCTGCACATTGTTTTGATAAG GAGCCATTGCAGCTGGATCACATCAGACTGCTGGTTGGAGAGCATCGGCTGAAGATGCAGGACAAGCACGAGAATCGGTTCCTGGCTGAGAAGGTGGTGCCTCATCCAGAGTTCAGGaaaa ATGGCCCCCACAGCAACGACATAGCAGTTGTTCTAGTGTCCCGCTCTGGTGTCCAGTTCAACTCCCATGTCCGGCCGATCTGCTTGCCGGACAAAGCGGACACCACGGGGCGGTGGTGCGCTGTCAGCGGCTGGGGGTACCAGGCAG AAGGAACAGACAACTTTGCGCCCGTTCTAAGAGCTGCAGCGGTACCGGTCCTGGACCAATCCACGTGCAGGAAGGAAAAGGTGCTAGGTGGGTGCCAACAGACGATATTGGACTCTATGCTGTGTGCtg GTATTCTCTCAGGAGGCGTCGACGCTTGCAAGGGTGACTCAGGGGGTCCCCTCGCCTGCTATGGCACGAACAGATGGCAGCTCCATGGCGTGGTGTCATGGGGCTCAGGCTGCGCGAGACGAGCGCGGCCGGGCGTCTACACTAGAGTAGTTTCCTATGTAGACTGGATTAGGAGCACCGCCGCGTCTTTGGGACAGAGGATATTGTGA